A region from the Gemmatimonadales bacterium genome encodes:
- the murC gene encoding UDP-N-acetylmuramate--L-alanine ligase, with translation MALFNPEDRRPVHFVGIGGAGMSALALIACHRGITVTGCDADPAGANDLAALGVPVEQGHSAAHVDGARAVVHTAAVPSDHPELARARALGVPVVPRKVALAELVAGARTLAVSGTHGKTTTTVMATEVLAALGQEPTGIAGGRVAAWGGNARLAGKPAGSRGPAVDPLFVVEADEYDRAFLALEPTVAIVNNVEPDHLECYGSVAALEDAFTEFAGRAEAAFLGADDAGARKVGARLAGSVNTRAVSFGLAPDAGIRIYDVRQNAEGTAATVRMPDRAPLALQLTVPGLHNLRNAVGALAAALHMAPGAEPEPALDALRGFRGVGRRFERLGEFGGVALVDDYAHHPSELAATLAAARQAFPGRRLVAVFQPHLYSRTAQHGAAMGEALARADVVIVTEIYAAREQPIAGVSGRDVARAAAKAGAAVEFAADRDTLGRVVRDALRPGDVVLILGAGDITRVGPELVRWLQAA, from the coding sequence ATGGCACTGTTCAATCCCGAGGATCGACGGCCGGTCCACTTTGTTGGCATCGGCGGCGCCGGGATGAGCGCGTTGGCGCTGATCGCGTGCCACCGCGGGATCACGGTAACCGGGTGCGACGCCGATCCGGCCGGCGCGAATGACCTCGCTGCGCTCGGCGTCCCGGTGGAGCAGGGGCACTCGGCCGCGCACGTCGATGGCGCGCGCGCCGTGGTACACACCGCGGCGGTGCCGAGCGATCATCCGGAGCTCGCGCGCGCGCGGGCGCTCGGGGTGCCGGTGGTGCCGCGAAAGGTGGCGCTGGCCGAGCTGGTGGCGGGTGCCCGCACGCTTGCGGTGAGCGGTACCCACGGCAAGACCACCACGACGGTAATGGCGACGGAGGTGCTCGCCGCGCTGGGGCAGGAGCCCACCGGCATCGCGGGCGGGAGGGTGGCGGCGTGGGGCGGCAACGCGCGGCTTGCGGGCAAACCCGCCGGCAGCCGCGGGCCGGCGGTCGATCCGCTCTTCGTGGTCGAGGCGGACGAGTACGATCGGGCGTTTCTGGCGCTCGAACCCACGGTCGCCATCGTGAACAACGTCGAGCCGGATCATCTCGAGTGCTACGGGAGCGTGGCCGCCCTCGAGGATGCGTTCACCGAATTCGCCGGGCGCGCGGAGGCGGCGTTCCTGGGCGCCGATGACGCGGGAGCGCGGAAAGTGGGAGCCCGGCTCGCCGGCAGCGTGAACACGCGCGCTGTGAGCTTTGGTCTCGCGCCGGATGCCGGCATCCGCATCTACGACGTGCGGCAGAATGCCGAGGGTACGGCAGCCACCGTGCGCATGCCCGACCGCGCGCCGCTTGCGCTCCAGCTCACGGTGCCGGGCCTGCACAATCTCAGAAACGCGGTGGGTGCGCTCGCAGCGGCGCTGCATATGGCACCCGGGGCCGAGCCGGAGCCCGCGCTCGATGCGCTGCGCGGATTTCGCGGCGTGGGCCGCCGGTTCGAGCGGCTGGGCGAGTTCGGCGGCGTGGCGTTGGTGGACGACTACGCCCACCACCCCTCGGAGCTGGCCGCGACGCTCGCCGCGGCGCGACAGGCCTTTCCGGGGCGTCGGCTCGTCGCCGTGTTCCAGCCGCACCTCTACTCGCGCACCGCGCAGCACGGCGCCGCAATGGGCGAGGCGTTGGCCCGGGCCGATGTCGTCATCGTGACCGAGATCTACGCGGCCCGCGAGCAGCCCATCGCCGGGGTGAGCGGACGGGACGTGGCCCGCGCCGCAGCCAAGGCGGGCGCGGCAGTGGAGTTCGCAGCCGATCGCGACACGCTCGGGCGCGTGGTTCGCGATGCGCTCCGCCCGGGCGACGTGGTGCTCATTCTCGGCGCCGGCGACATCACGCGGGTCGGGCCCGAGCTGGTGCGGTGGTTGCAAGCCGCCTGA
- a CDS encoding FtsQ-type POTRA domain-containing protein — protein MVASRLTVVAGLAGALALGLLVWFGGPVVLRRFDFFRVRRIEVNGARYLAPEAVAAALRLGPRATVFDDRDVLARRVFSVPGVERADVGRRLPGTLVVTVVEREPVALTPRGAKGLAALDARGRLLPYDPAFAAPDLPVVVRADSVVAGVLDVVRDADPALFARISTASDIRGDVLLDLGGRRLWLRGNATAEDIRAVTAVVQDLARRNRGYQELDGRFSGQVIVRSMSSGTTAGAGA, from the coding sequence GTGGTTGCAAGCCGCCTGACGGTGGTGGCCGGGCTCGCGGGTGCATTGGCACTCGGCCTGCTCGTGTGGTTCGGTGGGCCCGTGGTGCTCAGGCGGTTCGATTTCTTTCGCGTTCGGCGCATCGAAGTAAACGGCGCGCGCTATCTCGCGCCGGAAGCGGTCGCGGCGGCGCTCCGGCTCGGGCCGCGGGCCACGGTCTTCGACGATCGCGACGTCCTGGCGCGCAGAGTATTCTCGGTTCCGGGCGTGGAGCGCGCCGATGTCGGGCGCCGGCTGCCGGGCACGCTGGTGGTGACCGTTGTCGAGCGGGAACCGGTGGCGCTCACGCCGCGCGGCGCCAAGGGGCTCGCCGCCCTGGATGCGCGGGGCAGGCTGCTCCCCTATGATCCCGCGTTCGCGGCGCCCGATCTCCCCGTCGTCGTGCGCGCCGATTCGGTGGTGGCCGGCGTGCTCGACGTGGTGCGCGACGCGGACCCGGCGCTCTTTGCGCGAATTTCGACAGCCTCCGACATACGGGGCGACGTGCTGCTCGATCTCGGAGGACGGCGGCTCTGGCTCAGGGGTAACGCAACGGCGGAGGACATACGGGCGGTGACGGCAGTCGTACAGGATCTGGCCCGGCGCAACCGCGGCTATCAGGAGCTGGACGGACGCTTCTCCGGCCAGGTCATCGTGCGCTCGATGAGCTCGGGGACGACCGCGGGAGCCGGCGCGTGA
- the ftsA gene encoding cell division protein FtsA has product MSGRTSAQPQRLVAGLDLGSTKVVGIVAEVVGDGREAGAKILGLGVERTNGVRRGVVRDVEETSRAIEKAMRDAQRMAGVEVGTVYCGIAGEHVAGRSSRGMVSVTGDEIRTGDVARVNDMASNTSFARDHELLHAIPQEYLIDQQGGIDEPIGMTGSRLEAEVYLVTVLASVMQNLRKCVERAGYQVGEFVLEPLAASLAVLTPDEVELGCALVELGGGSTNVSIFQSGKIRHTASLLCAGGHVTGDIIHGLQVTQQDAERLRERFGAAYEPLVTEGEMLQLPTTPAQGTRSADRRVLGHIMHMRFQEILEYALDEMTRAGYHQRLPAGVILTGGGAVTPGIVELAREVFAMPARCGVPGQRLRGLADSVESPRMAVPAGLVLYGARQVALGSGFSSGAQRSPAVEKWLAPVKRWLQDFF; this is encoded by the coding sequence GTGAGCGGACGGACGAGCGCGCAACCTCAGCGCCTCGTCGCCGGGCTCGATCTCGGCTCGACCAAAGTCGTGGGCATCGTCGCCGAAGTCGTGGGCGACGGGCGTGAGGCCGGGGCCAAGATCCTGGGGCTCGGCGTCGAGCGCACCAACGGGGTGCGCCGCGGCGTGGTGCGCGACGTCGAGGAGACGAGCCGCGCCATCGAGAAGGCGATGCGCGACGCCCAGCGCATGGCGGGCGTCGAGGTCGGCACCGTCTACTGCGGCATCGCCGGCGAGCACGTGGCCGGGCGCAGCTCGCGCGGCATGGTGTCGGTCACCGGCGACGAGATCCGCACCGGCGACGTCGCCCGGGTGAACGACATGGCGAGCAACACCTCCTTCGCCAGAGATCATGAGCTGCTGCACGCCATTCCGCAGGAGTACCTGATCGACCAGCAGGGCGGTATCGACGAGCCGATCGGGATGACCGGCTCGCGGCTCGAGGCCGAGGTCTATCTGGTCACCGTCCTCGCGAGCGTCATGCAGAACCTGCGAAAGTGCGTCGAGCGCGCGGGCTACCAGGTCGGGGAGTTCGTCCTCGAGCCGCTCGCGGCCTCGCTCGCCGTGCTCACGCCGGATGAAGTCGAGCTGGGCTGCGCGCTGGTCGAGCTGGGCGGCGGCTCGACCAACGTGTCGATCTTCCAGAGCGGCAAGATCCGGCACACCGCGTCGCTCCTCTGCGCCGGCGGGCATGTGACGGGCGACATCATCCACGGGCTCCAGGTGACGCAACAGGACGCGGAGCGGCTTCGGGAGCGGTTCGGCGCGGCCTACGAGCCGCTCGTGACCGAGGGCGAGATGCTCCAGTTGCCCACGACGCCGGCCCAGGGCACCCGCTCGGCGGACCGCCGGGTGCTCGGCCACATCATGCATATGCGGTTTCAGGAAATCCTGGAGTACGCGCTCGACGAAATGACGCGCGCAGGCTATCATCAGCGTCTTCCCGCCGGAGTTATCTTGACCGGGGGCGGCGCGGTCACCCCCGGGATCGTGGAGCTGGCGCGGGAGGTCTTCGCGATGCCAGCCCGGTGCGGGGTGCCCGGCCAGCGGCTCCGGGGCCTCGCCGACAGCGTCGAGTCGCCCCGCATGGCCGTGCCGGCCGGGCTCGTGCTCTACGGGGCGCGGCAGGTGGCGCTTGGGAGCGGGTTCTCCTCGGGCGCGCAGCGCTCGCCAGCAGTCGAGAAATGGTTGGCTCCGGTGAAACGGTGGCTCCAGGACTTCTTCTGA
- the ftsZ gene encoding cell division protein FtsZ, whose product MIFELEESGAPQNAKMKVIGVGGGGGNAVNRMIDEQLGGVEFISVNTDNQALRLSKSDIKIQIGRKLTRGLGAGARPEIGRQAIEENKDEVAGVVQGADMVFVTCGMGGGTGTGAAPIVAQLARDTGALTVGIVTKPFLFEGRRRMRQAETGINEMRKNVDTMIVVPNERLLAVVGKGIPFQDALKKADEVLLHATQGISSLITSTGIINVDFADVRTIMQNGGAALMGTGIGRGENRALEAAQQAISSPLLDNISIAGATGVLINIIGGDDLTLGETTQINDIIHDAVGDDAEIIFGAGSDPAMQGEVRVTVIATGFDRAVTSDQPAAASTGGQPGARGAGAASVLPFTPKRAGPVVQAPRVQTKVAPPPGADVPEMEIPTFIRRQMD is encoded by the coding sequence ATGATCTTTGAGCTGGAAGAGAGCGGCGCCCCCCAGAACGCCAAGATGAAGGTCATCGGCGTGGGCGGCGGCGGCGGCAACGCCGTCAACCGGATGATCGACGAGCAGTTGGGCGGGGTCGAGTTCATCTCGGTGAACACCGACAACCAGGCTCTCCGGCTCTCGAAATCGGACATCAAGATCCAGATCGGTCGCAAGCTCACCCGCGGACTCGGAGCGGGCGCCCGGCCCGAAATCGGCCGGCAGGCCATCGAAGAGAACAAGGACGAGGTCGCCGGGGTGGTGCAGGGCGCCGACATGGTCTTCGTGACCTGCGGCATGGGCGGCGGCACCGGCACCGGGGCGGCGCCTATCGTGGCCCAGCTCGCGCGCGACACAGGGGCCCTCACGGTCGGCATCGTCACCAAGCCATTCCTGTTCGAGGGCCGGCGCCGGATGCGGCAGGCCGAGACGGGCATCAACGAGATGCGGAAGAACGTGGACACGATGATCGTCGTGCCCAACGAGCGGCTGCTCGCCGTGGTGGGCAAAGGCATTCCATTCCAGGACGCGCTCAAGAAGGCCGACGAAGTGCTGCTCCATGCCACCCAGGGCATCTCGAGTCTCATCACCAGTACGGGCATCATCAACGTCGACTTCGCCGACGTCCGCACCATCATGCAGAACGGCGGCGCCGCGCTCATGGGCACGGGGATCGGCCGGGGAGAAAACCGGGCGCTCGAGGCGGCGCAGCAGGCGATCTCGAGCCCGCTGCTCGACAACATCTCGATCGCCGGCGCCACGGGCGTTCTCATCAACATCATCGGCGGCGACGACCTTACGCTGGGCGAGACCACGCAGATCAACGACATCATCCATGACGCGGTAGGCGACGACGCGGAGATCATCTTCGGCGCCGGCAGCGACCCCGCGATGCAGGGAGAAGTGCGGGTCACCGTCATCGCGACCGGCTTCGACCGCGCGGTCACGAGCGACCAGCCGGCCGCCGCGTCCACCGGCGGTCAGCCCGGGGCCCGCGGCGCCGGGGCCGCGAGCGTACTTCCGTTCACGCCCAAGCGCGCCGGGCCGGTGGTGCAGGCGCCCCGGGTCCAGACCAAGGTCGCGCCGCCTCCCGGCGCCGACGTGCCGGAGATGGAAATCCCGACGTTCATCCGGCGGCAGATGGACTGA